A single genomic interval of Saccharothrix saharensis harbors:
- a CDS encoding maltokinase N-terminal cap-like domain-containing protein has product MTTAITGVPGLQEWLPRQRWFPADDADEVTVQRVEPFAAGPVRGVIAVVATAHGRFHVPVGVRADLPAGLADAVIGTAAGEVHYDALADPELVTRLYDLVAQAGTTGAVAFRPELGVDLPERAGEVRPMGVEQSNTSLVVGGHSVLKVFRRVWPGENPDLALHRVLRDSLYVPRLLGSITLDGTDTLGLVESYVDGGIEGWEAARADLGHTLTGTPRELDLVGELGRLGVAVAAVHADLGRALGSAPADHEALADRFLTRLAETLEVAPTVRPYAAALRACLGDRVRTAAVGEVQRVHGDLHLGQVLRSNGRWVLLDFEGEPSAPLAERARPDSPLRDVAGMLRSLDYVAGHHRLTATYWSVEDERRSRHWVHDAQRAFLAGYASESGVDLAAAATVLRAYQLDKALYEVRYEAANRPDWLPVPLRAVRELVGGSS; this is encoded by the coding sequence ATGACCACTGCCATCACCGGTGTGCCCGGGCTGCAGGAGTGGCTGCCCCGGCAGCGGTGGTTCCCCGCCGACGACGCGGACGAGGTGACCGTGCAGCGGGTGGAGCCGTTCGCGGCCGGGCCGGTGCGCGGCGTGATCGCCGTCGTGGCGACCGCCCACGGCCGGTTCCACGTCCCCGTGGGCGTCCGCGCGGACCTGCCCGCGGGGTTGGCGGACGCCGTGATCGGCACCGCGGCCGGGGAGGTGCACTACGACGCGCTCGCCGACCCGGAGCTGGTCACGCGGCTGTACGACCTGGTGGCGCAGGCCGGGACGACGGGCGCGGTGGCGTTCCGGCCCGAGCTGGGCGTGGACCTGCCCGAACGCGCGGGCGAGGTGCGGCCGATGGGCGTGGAGCAGTCCAACACCTCGCTGGTGGTCGGCGGGCACAGCGTGCTCAAGGTGTTCCGGCGGGTGTGGCCGGGGGAGAACCCCGACCTCGCGCTGCACCGCGTGCTGCGGGACAGCCTGTACGTGCCGCGGCTGCTCGGCTCGATCACCCTGGACGGCACGGACACGCTCGGCCTGGTCGAGTCCTACGTGGACGGTGGGATCGAGGGCTGGGAGGCGGCACGCGCCGACCTGGGCCACACCCTCACCGGCACGCCCCGCGAGCTGGACCTGGTGGGCGAGCTGGGTCGGCTGGGCGTCGCCGTCGCGGCCGTGCACGCCGACCTGGGCCGGGCGCTGGGCTCCGCGCCCGCGGACCACGAGGCGCTGGCGGACCGGTTCCTGACCCGGCTGGCCGAGACGCTGGAGGTCGCACCGACGGTGCGGCCGTACGCGGCGGCGCTGCGGGCGTGCCTGGGCGACCGGGTCCGAACCGCGGCCGTCGGCGAGGTGCAGCGCGTCCACGGTGACCTGCACCTGGGCCAGGTGCTGCGCAGCAACGGCCGCTGGGTGCTGCTGGACTTCGAGGGCGAGCCGTCCGCGCCGCTCGCCGAGCGGGCCCGGCCCGACTCGCCGCTGCGGGACGTGGCCGGGATGCTGCGGTCGCTGGACTACGTGGCCGGGCACCACCGGCTGACCGCCACGTACTGGTCGGTGGAGGACGAGCGGCGCAGCCGGCACTGGGTGCACGACGCGCAGCGCGCGTTCCTGGCCGGGTACGCCAGCGAGTCCGGCGTGGACCTGGCGGCCGCGGCCACCGTGCTGCGGGCCTACCAGCTGGACAAGGCGCTGTACGAGGTGCGGTACGAGGCGGCGAACCGGCCCGACTGGCTGCCGGTGCCGCTGCGGGCCGTGCGCGAGCTGGTCGGCGGGTCGTCGTGA